From a region of the Theobroma cacao cultivar B97-61/B2 chromosome 8, Criollo_cocoa_genome_V2, whole genome shotgun sequence genome:
- the LOC18592444 gene encoding gibberellin 20 oxidase 2, which yields MDSTSSASTCLLSSPLEDQRLNQDSFIDSSFLQNQTNVPKEFLWPKVDLVNAHQELLDPLVDLEGFFKGDELAIQQAARVIRAACLSHGCFQVINHGVDSHLIKAAYEHLNRFFQLPVSQKVRARKMTTSGLNTLSYSGAHADRFSSNLPWKETLTFVFEENPKEAGIEDLCNACLGDDFKQMGMIYQKYFEGMKGLALVVMEILAISLGVDRLHYKKFFQDGRSIMRCNYYPRCPEPGLTFGTGPHCDSTSLTILHQDEVGGLEIFANNKWQIVRPRHDALVINIGETFTALSNGNYKSCLHRAVVNRQRARRSLAFFLCPREDKVVRPPEDLVHSEVTRAYPDFTWSDFHLFTQKYYRADAHTLHNFTKWLLFSKPFDNN from the exons CCAAAACCAAACTAACGTACCCAAAGAATTTCTTTGGCCCAAAGTTGATTTAGTTAATGCTCATCAAGAGCTTTTGGATCCACTTGTAGATCTTGAAGGGTTCTTCAAAGGTGATGAATTGGCAATTCAACAAGCTGCCAGAGTCATTAGGGCTGCTTGTTTAAGCCATGGTTGCTTTCAAGTGATCAATCATGGGGTTGATTCACATCTGATTAAAGCTGCATATGAGCACCTGAATCGTTTCTTTCAATTACCCGTTAGCCAGAAAGTAAGGGCTCGAAAGATGACTACTTCTGGATTGAACACCCTGAGCTATTCCGGTGCACATGCTGATCGTTTCTCTTCAAATTTGCCATGGAAGGAGACATTAACTTTCGTCTTCGAAGAGAATCCGAAGGAGGCCGGTATAGAAGATTTGTGCAACGCCTGCTTAGGGGATGATTTTAAACAGATGGG CATGATCTACCAGAAGTATTTTGAAGGAATGAAGGGCTTAGCACTTGTAGTGATGGAAATATTAGCAATCAGCTTGGGAGTTGATCGATTGcattataaaaagttttttCAGGATGGGCGGTCTATAATGAGATGTAACTATTATCCTCGTTGTCCCGAGCCAGGTCTTACCTTTGGCACTGGACCTCATTGTGACTCCACATCTCTGACCATTCTTCACCAAGATGAAGTTGGAGGTTTGGAAATTTTTGCAAACAACAAATGGCAGATTGTTCGACCTCGTCATGATGCCCTAGTAATCAACATTGGTGAGACCTTCACG GCATTATCAAATGGGAATTACAAGAGTTGCCTGCATAGGGCAGTAGTTAACAGGCAGAGGGCCAGAAGATCATTGGCATTCTTTCTTTGTCCACGAGAAGACAAGGTGGTCAGACCCCCTGAGGATCTTGTGCACAGTGAAGTGACAAGAGCTTACCCAGATTTTACATGGTCGGATTTCCACCTTTTCACCCAAAAATACTACAGAGCCGACGCTCATACTCTCCACAACTTTACCAAATGGCTCTTATTTTCCAAACCTTTTGACAATAATTAG
- the LOC18592445 gene encoding wall-associated receptor kinase 2, with the protein MEAAMRVQGRAWHLALIGLLLAAAAAESTPIAKPGCQDICGNVSIPYPFGTTEDCYFNEDFFINCTSSDPPRAFLRRSNIEVKNITLEGKLPIMQFIAHDCYNKSGSPVANNDPFLSLSRFIISDTDNIFVAVGCDTEATIQGIQGEKGYTTGCISKCDSIDYVANYTCSGIGCCQTSIAKGVSYFNISVGSYNNHNDVWEFNPCSYAFVVEKNKFNFTSSYLRDLHDVEMLPMVLDWSIGNETCKTVEAKIMRYACQGNSTCYDVDNGSGYRCKCFEGYQGNPYLPSGCQDIDECKDPNLNNCEKICENTKGNYTCKCPKGYHGDGRKDGEGCVAIRSRSLVVELTVGIGVGITILLTGSTWLFWAFKKWKLIKLKEKFFRKNGGLMLQQELSRRDYSTGTAKIFSAEELEKATNNYEESRILGRGGYGTVYKGTLTDGRIVAIKKSQVVDESQIDQFINEVVVLSQINHRNVVKLLGCCLETEVPLLVYEYITNGTLFEHIHDKSKTSSMTWETRLSIAAETAGVLSYLHSSASTPIIHRDVKSTNILLDDSYTAKVSDFGASRLVPLDQAGLSTVVQGTLGYLDPEYLHTSQLTEKSDVYSFGVVLIELLTGQRALSFERPEKERNLAMYFVSALKEDRLVRILEDCIVHEAKSEQLKEVANLAKRCVRVKGEERPTMKEVAMELEGLRIMVKHPWANDELNLEETEHLLGKPFEKGGSSGSMNATYDSMRNHVLLQVRDGR; encoded by the exons ATGGAGGCAGCCATGAGAGTTCAAGGGCGGGCTTGGCATCTTGCACTTATTGGCCTGTTACTAGCAGCAGCTGCAGCAGAATCAACTCCAATTGCCAAGCCTGGTTGTCAAGATATATGTGGGAACGTTAGTATCCCATATCCATTTGGCACAACAGAAGACTGTTATTTCAATGAagattttttcataaattgtACTTCGTCTGATCCTCCACGAGCATTCTTAAGAAGAAGCAATATAGAGGTCAAAAACATAACTCTTGAAGGGAAATTGCCTATTATGCAATTTATAGCCCATGATTGCTACAATAAGTCGGGTTCTCCAGTTGCCAATAATGATCCTTTCCTCAGTCTATCCAGGTTCATTATCTCGGACACTGATAACATATTTGTTGCTGTTGGCTGTGACACTGAAGCAACCATCCAAGGTATCCAAGGGGAAAAGGGCTACACCACCGGGTGCATAAGCAAATGTGACAGCATCGACTATGTAGCGAATTATACATGTTCTGGCATAGGCTGTTGCCAGACATCCATTGCTAAAGGTGTAAGCTACTTTAACATATCAGTAGGCAGCTACAATAATCACAATGATGTGTGGGAATTCAATCCCTGCAGCTATGCCTTTgttgttgaaaaaaataagtttaattttacttCAAGTTATCTTCGTGATTTGCATGATGTAGAAATGCTTCCTATGGTGCTTGATTGGTCTATTGGGAATGAGACATGTAAAACTGTAGAAGCCAAAATTATGCGTTATGCATGCCAAGGAAATAGTACTTGTTATGATGTGGACAATGGTTCTGGATATCGTTGCAAGTGCTTTGAAGGCTATCAAGGAAATCCATACCTACCTAGTGGTTGCCAAG ACATAGATGAATGCAAGGACCCTAATCTCAATAACTGTGAAAAGATCTGCGAAAATACAAAAGGAAATTACACATGTAAGTGCCCCAAGGGTTACCATGGCGATGGAAGAAAAGATGGTGAAGGCTGTGTTGCCATTCGATCGCGATCACTTGTTGTTGAGCTGACTGTTG GGATTGGCGTAGGCATCACAATACTGCTAACAGGTAGCACTTGGTTGTTTTGGGCATTCAAGAAGTGGAAGCTTATCAAACTCAAAGAGAAGTTCTTCCGGAAAAATGGGGGTTTGATGTTGCAGCAAGAACTCTCCAGGCGGGACTATTCCACTGGAACGGCTAAAATTTTCTCAGCTGAAGAGCTTGAGAAGGCCACCAACAACTATGAAGAAAGTAGGATTCTTGGTCGAGGAGGTTATGGAACAGTATACAAAGGGACTCTTACAGATGGGAGAATCGTTGCAATCAAGAAGTCACAGGTTGTCGATGAAAGCCAAATTGATCAATTCATTAATGAAGTGGTTGTGCTTTCGCAAATCAACCACAGGAATGTGGTAAAGCTTTTAGGTTGCTGCTTAGAGACTGAAGTTCCATTACTAGTTTATGAATATATTACTAATGGCACTCTCTTCGAGCATATCCACGACAAAAGCAAGACATCTTCCATGACTTGGGAAACCCGGCTAAGCATAGCTGCAGAAACTGCAGGAGTGCTATCATATTTGCATTCCTCAGCCTCCACACCAATCATTCATAGGGATGTGAAATCTACCAACATACTCTTAGATGATAGTTACACAGCAAAAGTATCTGATTTCGGAGCTTCAAGGTTGGTTCCACTAGACCAAGCCGGGTTATCAACAGTGGTGCAAGGGACTCTAGGCTACTTGGATCCTGAATACTTGCATACAAGCCAATTGACTGAGAAAAGTGATGTTTATAGCTTTGGAGTTGTCCTTATTGAGCTACTGACTGGACAAAGGGCACTTTCCTTTGAAAGACCAGAGAAGGAGAGAAATCTTGCTATGTATTTCGTTTCTGCTTTGAAAGAAGATCGTTTGGTACGTATTCTTGAAGATTGTATAGTGCATGAAGCGAAGAGTGAGCAGCTTAAGGAAGTTGCTAACCTTGCAAAGAGGTGCGTAAGAGTGAAAGGGGAAGAAAGGCCCACAATGAAGGAAGTGGCAATGGAACTGGAGGGACTGAGAATAATGGTAAAGCATCCGTGGGCCAATGATGAGTTGAATTTAGAAGAGACAGAGCATTTGCTTGGTAAACCATTTGAGAAAGGTGGTAGTAGTGGTAGTATGAATGCTACCTATGATAGCATGAGAAATCATGTATTGTTACAAGTTCGTGATGGAAGATGA